One window from the genome of Halomicrobium zhouii encodes:
- a CDS encoding magnesium transporter, producing the protein MTVREVAVEAYRETLPVLLPSAVGGLFAGAVLGGMEAELKQVTGLIVLVPALLATRGNVYGSLGARLGSALHQGLVEPEFTLGDDRLNRAVAASMANGVLVSAFAATLAFALLVALGRDVAGLATLVAIAVLAGLVSGVLLATAVISVVFLGYRRGLNPDTLAGPVVTTTGDVVGVATMLFAARVVLAAGGG; encoded by the coding sequence ATGACCGTCCGTGAGGTCGCCGTGGAGGCCTACCGGGAGACGCTGCCCGTGCTCCTCCCCAGCGCGGTCGGCGGCCTGTTCGCGGGCGCGGTGCTGGGCGGGATGGAGGCGGAACTGAAGCAGGTCACCGGCCTCATCGTCCTCGTCCCCGCCCTCCTGGCGACCAGGGGGAACGTCTACGGCTCGCTCGGTGCGCGCCTCGGGTCGGCGCTCCACCAGGGGCTCGTCGAACCCGAGTTCACGCTGGGCGACGACCGGCTCAACCGCGCCGTCGCGGCGTCGATGGCCAACGGCGTGCTCGTCAGCGCCTTCGCCGCGACGCTCGCGTTCGCGCTGCTGGTCGCGCTGGGTCGGGACGTCGCGGGCCTCGCGACGCTCGTGGCCATCGCCGTGCTCGCGGGGCTCGTCTCGGGCGTCCTCCTGGCGACCGCCGTCATCTCCGTCGTCTTCCTGGGCTACCGGCGCGGGCTCAACCCCGATACGCTGGCCGGCCCGGTCGTCACGACGACGGGCGACGTCGTCGGCGTCGCGACGATGCTGTTCGCGGCCAGAGTCGTCCTCGCCGCGGGGGGCGGGTAA
- a CDS encoding signal recognition particle protein Srp54 yields the protein MVLDDLGSSLRGTLDNLRGKSRISEEDIQDIVKEIQRSLLQADVDVSLVQELSDNIKTRALEEEPPGGTSPRDWVLRIVYEELVDLVGESTELPLEEQTIMLAGLQGSGKTTTAAKMAWWFSKKGLRPAVIQTDTFRPGAYDQAKQMAERAEVEFYGEPDSDDPVQIARDGLEATADADVQIVDTAGRHALEDDLIEELEQIDRTVEPDHSLLVLDAAIGQGAKDQAQKFDEAIAEGVDGVVITKLDGTAKGGGALAAVNETDSTIAFLGAGETVKDIERFEPSGFISRLLGMGDLKQLTERVERAMEETGAEDEDWDPEDMLEGQFTLKDMRKQMETMNKMGPLDQVMDMIPGLGGGLMDQLPDDAMDVTQERMRDFEVVMDSMTEEELENPRVVGQSRTERIAKGSGKPEERIRELLQQHKQMEQMLKQFQGMGDGDMERMMQQMQGGGGGGGGMGGMGGGGNPFGD from the coding sequence ATGGTACTCGACGATCTGGGGAGTTCGCTGCGGGGGACCCTCGACAACCTCCGCGGGAAGTCCCGCATCTCCGAGGAGGACATCCAGGACATCGTCAAGGAGATCCAGCGCTCGCTCCTGCAGGCCGACGTCGACGTCTCGCTCGTCCAGGAGCTGTCGGACAACATCAAGACGCGCGCGCTGGAGGAGGAGCCGCCGGGGGGCACCTCGCCGCGGGACTGGGTCCTACGCATCGTCTACGAGGAACTCGTCGACCTGGTCGGCGAGTCCACCGAACTGCCCCTCGAAGAGCAGACGATCATGCTCGCCGGCCTCCAGGGGTCGGGGAAGACGACCACCGCGGCGAAGATGGCGTGGTGGTTCTCCAAGAAGGGGCTCCGACCCGCAGTCATCCAGACCGACACCTTCCGCCCGGGCGCCTACGACCAGGCCAAGCAGATGGCCGAGCGCGCCGAGGTGGAGTTCTACGGCGAGCCCGACTCGGACGACCCCGTCCAGATCGCTCGCGACGGACTCGAAGCGACCGCGGACGCCGACGTCCAGATCGTCGACACCGCCGGTCGCCACGCCCTGGAGGACGACCTGATCGAGGAGCTGGAACAGATCGACCGGACGGTCGAACCGGACCACTCGCTGCTCGTGCTCGACGCCGCCATCGGCCAGGGAGCCAAGGACCAGGCCCAGAAGTTCGACGAGGCCATCGCGGAGGGCGTCGACGGCGTCGTCATCACCAAACTCGACGGGACGGCGAAAGGTGGGGGCGCACTGGCCGCCGTCAACGAGACGGACTCGACCATCGCCTTCCTCGGGGCCGGCGAGACGGTCAAGGACATCGAGCGCTTCGAGCCCTCGGGCTTTATCTCGCGCCTGCTCGGCATGGGCGACCTCAAGCAACTCACCGAGCGCGTCGAGCGCGCGATGGAGGAGACCGGCGCCGAGGACGAGGACTGGGACCCCGAGGACATGCTGGAGGGCCAGTTCACCCTCAAGGACATGCGCAAGCAGATGGAGACGATGAACAAGATGGGCCCCCTCGACCAGGTGATGGACATGATCCCGGGCCTCGGCGGCGGGCTGATGGACCAGTTGCCCGACGACGCCATGGACGTCACCCAGGAACGGATGCGTGACTTCGAGGTGGTCATGGACTCGATGACCGAGGAGGAACTCGAAAATCCGCGCGTCGTCGGCCAGAGCCGAACCGAACGGATCGCGAAGGGGTCGGGCAAGCCCGAGGAGCGCATCCGCGAACTGCTCCAGCAGCACAAGCAGATGGAGCAGATGCTCAAGCAGTTCCAGGGCATGGGCGACGGGGACATGGAGCGCATGATGCAACAGATGCAGGGCGGTGGCGGCGGTGGCGGCGGGATGGGCGGCATGGGTGGCGGCGGCAATCCGTTCGGCGACTGA
- a CDS encoding cupin domain-containing protein — protein sequence MPYHHVDPDDLDSPADYPCDRRSISDAAGLNLLHLARYAIEPGEQLPRTYHYHEQREEAFYVLAGTLHVETPEREFVVEADEVFVAEPGSPHRAFNPVEADGEAVVLGTGSPRTDPALEYDGEDG from the coding sequence GTGCCCTACCACCACGTCGACCCCGACGACCTCGACTCCCCCGCGGACTACCCCTGCGACCGGCGCTCGATTTCCGACGCCGCCGGCCTGAACCTGCTCCACCTCGCGCGGTACGCCATCGAACCCGGCGAGCAGTTACCCCGGACTTACCACTACCACGAACAGCGCGAGGAGGCCTTCTACGTGCTCGCTGGCACCCTCCACGTCGAGACGCCGGAGAGAGAGTTCGTCGTCGAGGCCGACGAGGTCTTCGTCGCCGAACCCGGCAGTCCCCACCGGGCGTTCAACCCCGTCGAAGCAGACGGAGAGGCGGTCGTGCTCGGGACCGGGTCGCCGCGGACGGACCCGGCACTTGAATACGACGGCGAAGACGGCTGA
- a CDS encoding S9 family peptidase encodes MSDTIPLEELASLPSLHHLRVSPDGDRVACFYDGSGRNELCLIDPETGDLTQVSDGNVPRDAKFPIQWSADGESVYFHRDQGGDEQNDVYAFDVDDGEARPVVENDGQTFLVDVASDGRRLLYTTDAGDQMNLYLYDHDAGESTQLTRYDRPVYGGQFSPDGNHVAYVTNERDDLENRDAYVASLAPTVGDRAAGGNRAAGGGGSTDGDTADGFEPRRLDVSSEGRETWVSDWTPDGDALLLTDNETNFQRCGLYDLATDEVTWLGDAAADETGHFVHPDGYVFAERTTEGTQRLVVYDRDGAELATPFTDGVAWSEGGRRAGVFPDGSVLTGQNAPTTRDTYYRYDPAADEATVLREPEYGDVDPAAFADAEYVTYESTDGTDVGAVLYDSGARPSPVVVAVHGGPRYDVKKGFDERTQFLVDRGYSVLWPNFRGSTGRGREFKNAIHGDWGGQEQADVAAGARWIAEKEWVDGDNLAVFGGSFGGYSAYWQLVRYPDLWDAGIASVGITDLPALFEESMAHFKTNLREQMGDPEENADLWRERSPITHVEAIEAPLLMLHGVNDPRCPISQARLFRDALVERRGWTEGEEFEYHELGDEGHASTDVGYKIRVFHELADFLDERFPAE; translated from the coding sequence ATGTCCGATACCATCCCACTGGAGGAACTGGCGAGCCTCCCCAGCCTCCACCACCTGCGCGTCTCGCCCGACGGCGACCGGGTCGCCTGCTTCTACGACGGCAGCGGTCGCAACGAACTCTGCCTGATCGACCCGGAGACGGGCGATCTGACCCAGGTCAGCGACGGCAACGTCCCGCGGGACGCCAAGTTCCCCATCCAGTGGTCGGCCGACGGCGAGTCGGTGTACTTCCACCGGGACCAGGGCGGCGACGAGCAGAACGACGTCTACGCATTCGACGTCGACGACGGCGAGGCCCGGCCGGTCGTCGAGAACGACGGCCAGACGTTCCTCGTCGACGTCGCCAGCGACGGCCGTCGGTTGCTCTACACGACGGACGCCGGCGATCAGATGAACCTCTATCTCTACGACCACGACGCCGGCGAGTCGACGCAACTGACCCGATACGACCGGCCGGTGTACGGCGGGCAGTTCTCCCCCGACGGCAACCACGTCGCGTACGTGACGAACGAACGCGACGACCTGGAGAACCGCGACGCCTACGTCGCCAGCCTGGCGCCGACAGTCGGGGACAGGGCCGCTGGCGGGAACAGGGCCGCCGGCGGGGGCGGTTCCACCGACGGCGACACCGCCGACGGCTTCGAACCCCGCCGCCTCGACGTGAGTAGCGAAGGTCGAGAGACGTGGGTGAGCGACTGGACGCCCGACGGCGACGCGCTCCTCCTCACCGACAACGAGACGAACTTCCAGCGGTGTGGCCTGTACGACCTCGCGACCGACGAGGTGACCTGGCTGGGCGACGCCGCGGCCGACGAGACGGGTCACTTCGTCCACCCCGACGGGTACGTCTTCGCAGAACGGACGACCGAGGGGACCCAGCGACTCGTCGTCTACGACCGCGACGGCGCCGAACTCGCGACGCCGTTCACCGACGGCGTCGCCTGGTCGGAGGGCGGTCGCCGCGCCGGCGTCTTCCCCGACGGGAGCGTCCTCACCGGGCAGAACGCCCCGACGACGCGGGACACGTACTACCGCTACGACCCGGCGGCCGACGAGGCGACCGTCCTCAGGGAACCCGAGTACGGCGACGTCGACCCGGCCGCGTTCGCCGACGCCGAGTACGTCACCTACGAGTCGACCGACGGCACCGACGTCGGGGCCGTGCTCTACGACAGCGGCGCGCGCCCGTCGCCGGTCGTCGTCGCCGTCCACGGCGGCCCCCGGTACGACGTCAAGAAGGGGTTCGACGAGCGCACGCAGTTCCTGGTCGACCGCGGCTACTCGGTGCTGTGGCCGAACTTCCGGGGCTCGACCGGGCGCGGCCGGGAGTTCAAGAACGCCATCCACGGGGACTGGGGCGGGCAGGAACAGGCGGACGTCGCCGCCGGCGCGCGCTGGATCGCCGAGAAGGAGTGGGTCGACGGGGACAACCTGGCCGTCTTCGGCGGGTCCTTCGGCGGCTACTCGGCGTACTGGCAACTGGTCCGGTACCCCGACCTCTGGGACGCCGGCATCGCCTCCGTCGGCATCACCGACCTCCCGGCGCTGTTCGAGGAGTCGATGGCGCACTTCAAGACGAACCTGCGCGAGCAGATGGGCGATCCGGAGGAAAACGCCGACCTCTGGCGCGAGCGCAGTCCCATCACGCACGTCGAAGCGATCGAAGCGCCCCTCCTGATGCTCCACGGCGTCAACGACCCCCGCTGTCCGATCTCCCAGGCCCGCCTGTTCCGCGATGCGCTGGTGGAACGCCGCGGGTGGACCGAGGGCGAGGAGTTCGAGTACCACGAACTCGGCGACGAGGGACACGCCTCGACCGACGTCGGCTACAAGATCCGCGTCTTCCACGAACTCGCCGACTTCCTCGACGAGCGGTTCCCCGCGGAGTGA